The genomic stretch GTATAAGAAGGCTGAGGAAGTCCAAACTCAATATCACTTACTTTGATTTTCGGATTCCTGCCAATTGATTTTCTTACTTGAGTTAATCTTTTTTTTGCGTCCGCTAATGATTTTTTTTCTTTCAAAGGATTGTGAGGTGAAACCACAAGCCAGACTTGCCCTAAATCGGTATTCTCAGCCATATACTTGGCAATAGCAATGTGACCAATATGAATAGGATTAAAAGAACCAAACAACAAACCAACTTTCATGATTCGTAAATTCGTAACGATTCGTTTTTCGTAGATTTCATTTTTTTAGAAATTCAGAAACTAACTTCTCTGCGTCAGCACATGCCTTATCCAGGTTTTCATTCACAAGAATTTTATCAAACTGATCAGCGACATGAATTTCTTCTTTTGCTTTTGTAATTCTCTTTGCCAGACTTTCAGGAGTTTCTGTTTGCCGCTGCTTGAGGCGCAGTTCGAGTATTTCTACAGAAGGAGGCATTACAAAAATTGCATACGCCTGCCTGCCGGATTTTCTTTTCAGGTTAATACCCCCCTGTACATCTAAATCAAAAATTACATGCTTGCCTGAATTCCAGATCCGTTCTATTTCCGATTTCAATGTTCCATAAAATTGTCCTGTATAAACTTCTTCCCATTCTACAAACTCATTCTTTTTTATTTTTTGTTTGAACTCTTCAGTAGACATGAAATGATAATCCTTTCCGTCAATTTCATTTGGACGCATTGTGCGAGTACATGCAGAAATAGAAAATTCCAACTGGTCAGCAAACTTTTTCAGCACATGATGGACGATGGTGGTTTTGCCTGCGCCAGAGGGCGCGGAGAAAATTATAAGTTTTCCAGCACTCATAGAACATTATTGAGTTGCTCTTTTATTTTTTCCAGTTCGTCTTTCATTTGCACAACTATCTTTTGCATTTCTGCGTCATTTGCTTTTGAACCGATAGTGTTTATTTCCCTACCGATTTCCTGAGAAATGAAATTTAATTTTCTTCCGCACTCATTTTCACTCATAGTTTTTAGAAAATAATCACAATGTGTTTTCAATCGGACTTTTTCTTCTGTAATGTCAAGTTTCTCAGAATAAAAAATTATTTCCTGCTCAAATCGGTTTTGGTCAATTTTATCGGTGAGTTCGGCAACTTGTTTCCTTATTTTTTCTTTTATAAAAGGAATTCTTTCTTTATCTAATTTCTCAACAAACCCAAGAAGTTCTGCAATTATTCCTAGTCGATTTCTCAAATCCTTTTCAAGTGATTTTCCCTCTGTAGTTCTGAACTTGTCCAACTCGTTCACTGCTTTTCCGATTCCTGAAAGAATCTGCTTCCAATCCTTTTCGTTCAACTCTTCCTTTCCCGTTTTGAAAACATCAGGCATGCGTAGAATGGCCAGAAGCATCTCTGCGTCATCCAGCTTTAACTCTTTGCAAAGTGATTTCAGTTCTTTGTAATGCGACTTTGCGACAGTTTTATTCAGAAGAACTGTTTTTATTTCGGAAGAATTATCAGACGAAATAGAAATATCAACTTTCCCTCTTTTCAATTTATCCGACAAAAAATTTCTGAGTTCGGTTTCTTTTTCGCGGTAGATATTCGGTAAACGGAAATTCGTATCCAATCCTTTGCTGTTCACTGAACGCGCTTCAATAGATATTTTTTTACCTCTCAGCGATACATTCGCTTTTCCAAAGCCTGTCATTGATTTAATCATAAAGCGAATATACGAATGGATTTCTATGTGAATGTAATTTGTAAATTCGTATTCATTCGTAATTAGTAAGCGCATGCAAAATTTTATTGACCTCCGAAGTGATACTGTCACCCGCCCTTCCAAAGGAATGCTTGAAGCGATGATGAACGCTCAAGTCGGTGACGATGTTTTCAAGGAAGATCCAAGTGTGAATTTGCTTGAAGAGCGCACTGCAAAACTTTTCGGGAAGGAAGCCGGAGTTTATTGCCCTTCTGGAACAATGACAAATCAAGTTGCCATTAAATCGCACACTCAGCCGGGCGATGAACTGATTTGCGATACGCACGCACATATATATATAAATGAAGCGGGCGGAATTGCTTTTAACTCAGGCGTGCAGGTAAGATTAGTGCCGGGAGATCAGGGAAGACTTTCTGCGCAACAGGTTGCTGAAAATATTAATGCTCCTTTTGACTGGCTCCCAAGAACGACTTTGGTTTGTCTTGAGAATACTGTAAATCGAGCTGGCGGAAGTTATTATTCCTTGAATTCGATAAAAGAAATTTCTGAAGTCTGTAAGAAAAATAATCTCAAACTTCATCTGGATGGCGCAAGAATTTTTAATGCTCTGGCAGAAACAGGAGATTCTCCTGCTGAAACGGCAAAATACTTTGATTCTGTTTCCATTTGTTTTTCAAAAGGATTGGGTTGCCCAGTGGGTTCAGTTTTAGTTGGAAACAAAGAGTTTATTCAGAAAGCCAGAAGAGTGAGAAAAGTTTTCGGTGGAGGAATGCGTCAGGCAGGATTTATAGCAAGTGCCGGACTTTATGCACTGGACAATAACATCAAACGCTTGAAAGAAGATCACATGCGCGCAAAACAAATTGCTGATGTATTGAAAAGCGCTCCGTATGTTGATTCGCTTCTTCCCGTTACGACCAACATCATCATCTTCACAGTGAAAGAACCAATGACTTCACCCGAGTTAATAGCAAAACTTGCGGAGAAGGGCGTGAAAGGAATTGCGTTCGGAAAAAAGATGGTTCGTTTTGTCACTCACCTTGACTTTGACGATAAACAATTAGAAGTAACTCTTAATGCGCTGAAGCAATTATTCTAAGCAATCTCTTTTTGCATTTGCTCAAGCCATGCAAGCGCTGCAATTTTTGTTCCGAAAATATTAAGCGGATGTTTAGGTTTTGAAAAGTTCATGAAAAACTTTATTGCGATTCGGAATGCAGCCGACCTGATGACGTAAGCAGTGGCTCTGACATGTTTCTGATTTTCCGGTTTCCTTGCTTCAGCCATGGCATCATCGCTCATCGGAATGTATCCTTTAAAAGAAACGAGTGCAAAGACACCTTTTCCATCCCCGCCCCTTCGGAAACAATCATACATCTGCGCAACATCAGAAGAAGTTAGTTTCTTTATCCTCTTCATTTCAATGTGAATAAAATTATCTTGAATCCGGGAGGCGGTGAAAGCAGGAAAGTCGCACGTATTTTTCATTTGATGGTTTTTTGTAAAATAAAATACTATCGAACAAAAATCACAAATATTTTTTCAACCATTTGATGGCTTCTTCTTTCGAATTAAAAAGTTTTGTAGGTGTTTCAGGTCTAAAAAAAATTAAATAAAAATTGCTTCTAAGTCGTGATGCGAGAGAATCCACAACCACTGCAATAGCTTTTGCATATTTTAAATTTCCTTCTTTAGCAGCGTATTTCATACTTTCCTCATTCGGTCCATGATAAGAGGCAAATGTCAGCATCAAGGGAAATTTCTTTCCCTTGCTCTTCTCTGATAAAAATTGAATTTGTTCTTTGAGAATTTCCACTGTGTAGTCTTCAACATCCTTCATCTCAAAATGGACTATACCATCACTCCGGAAAAAAGCAGTGTAAGAAGGATGCTCTTTCGTTTCAAGTATAGAAATTTCTTTTGGCATTTTTTTCATAAAATAATTTTATAAAGATAATTGTTTTTCGGAAAGGGAAATCTATTTCTGCCTTCTCATCCAGTATAACTCATCTTCATTTTCCTTTTCCTGATTCCAGTAAGCGATAGAAGCCGGTTTTCCTTCTTGCGTGTAAAATGAACGTTCGTAAATAGCAAGCATAGGGTGAAAAGAAATAGTTGTAACGCCTACTGTAAAAGTATTTGGTGGAGTGCGAGTCGCACCTAAATCCTCCCCGTTGGGAAGGACTTGAGTTTTTTTCTCCTCCCCTAATGGAGGAGGCTGGGAGGGGGCAACAGGTTTTTTTGCCGGAGGCGGAGGAGTAGGAGAAATCATTACAGTGAACCCATTATGCTCCAAAAGTTTTTTCAGAAACCCAACACGCTCAGGAGAAACATTTTTTTCCACGATGGAACAGCGAATGTCATTCAACTCTTCCACAATATGTCCTTCTTTGTTCAATTTGTTCATAATCCAAAACTAAGTGAGTGGATATATTCAAAAATAAAACTGATAAACCCGGTAACAAGAATTCCTGCCACGCAAATTACCAAAGCAATTTTTGCCGGAGTATCGCTGATGAATTTTTCTATCGGAGTTTCATTTTTGTCTACAAACATTGCTTTCGCGATTCTCAGATAATAGTAAAGTGAAATAATCATATTCAATGAAGCAATGATGATGAGCGTTATTAATCCGGCAGACGCACCGGAAGTGAGTAAAAATAATTTTCCGAAAAATCCTGCCGTGGGAGGAATTCCTGCCAGAGAAAACACAGCGAGAAGCAACGCAACGCTCAGAAGAGGATTCGTTTTATAAAGTCCTTTATAATCATCTATATTTTCTTTGCCTGTCCTGTTCGAAATCAAAGCCACAACCGTGAACGCACCAATATTCGAGAAAGCGTAAATGAGCAGAAAATAAATCACCGAAGCCATTGACAGCGCGGAAGCAGAAGCAACGCCAATGAGAATATATCCTGCCTGTGTGATAGATGAAAATGCGAGAAAGCGTTTGATGTTTGTTTGACGGATGGCGAAAAGATTTCCGATCGTCATCGTAATGACAGAAAGTAAAACAAGAATGTGAACCCACGTTTCCTGAGCCAATGGAAAAACTTTATAAAGAATGGTCATGAAAATAAATACCGAAGCTCCTTTTGAAACGACAGACAAAAACGAAGTAATAGCAACGGGTGAACCTTCATAGACATCGGCTGTCCATAGGTGAAATGGCACTATAGAAATTTTAAAAGCAAAGCCAACGAAAATAAAAACGAGTGAGAACATCATCAATGGAGAAGAAGAAAAATTCATTGCCACTTCTGCAAAACTTAGTGAGCCAGTCATTCCGTACAGTAACGACAAACCAAAAAGCAATATCGCTGATGAAAACGCAGAGGATAAAATCATTTTGCCTGCACTTTCTGCCGAACGTATTCGGTTGAAATCAAAAGCAACGAGCGCAGTAAGAGGAATAGTCGCCATTTCAAGGCCAAGATAGAACATCAAAAAGTTTCCCGATGAAATCATGAAATACATTCCGTTGAGAATGGAAAACAGCAAAAGATAAAACTCTACATAACTCTCGTGCTTCTTCAGCCAGTTGTGTGCTTGTAAAGAAATAAGCAGAGTTGCGAATGTAATAATTGATTTTTCAAGCATTAGTGTGCCGTCATCCAAAAACATTCCTCCGAATGCGCTTCCATGAGGATGACCAATAAATCCGGACGCAACAATAACAAGCAGGCAGAAATTTACAAATCCAAGAATCAATGACACATTCAGTTTCTCTGAGAAAATTTTCATAAGCAAAAGCAATATGATCACACCGAGCGAAGCAACTTCAAAACGCATCAATGATATGTAATTCAATAAACTCATTTTATCACAGTTCCAAATAAAGTTTCTGTTGTTTTTGAAATTAAATCCGACAGCCACAACGGCATCGTTCCCATAATTACAATTGATACAACTAAAATTCCTGAAGCTAATTTTTCATTCCAAGCAGCATCTGAAAGTTTTTCAAATTCTTTTTTCGTGATTGGTCCCCAAAGAGAAATTCCAACAGCACGCAAAATATAAACTGCCGTTACAACAATGGAAGCAGTCGCAATAATTGTTGCCGAGCGATGAAAAAAATCCGCCACTTGCCATGAACCGACAAACACAGTTGCTTCGGCAACGAACCCGCTGAAACCGGGAAGCCCGAGAGAAGTTAATCCTGCAATGATAAATACAGTTCCGAGAAACGGCATTACCCTGAGCAGTCCGCCCATTTCATCTCCCATGCGCGTATGCGAACGCTCGTAGATCATGCCGATGACAGCGAAGAAAAGAGCCGTCATCACTCCGTGAGAAACCATTTGCAAAACTGCACCGGTCATCGCGGTTTTTGTGAGCATACCAATGCCAAGCAAAACAAATCCGCAGTGGCTCACCGAAGAATATGCATTCATCAGTTTTATGTCACGCTGTTTCAGTGTAACGAATGCTCCGTATAAAATTCCTATGCAGGCGAGAATAATAATGTAAGTGGAATATTCTCTTGCAGCATCGGGAAGAAGAACTGTCGCAACACGCAAACATCCGTATCCGCCCAGCTTCATAGAAATTCCCGCGAGGAACATGGAAGCAGCAGTAGGCGCAGAAGAATGTCCGTCAGGTGCCCAAGTGTGAAACGGGAACAATGCGCTCAACACACCAAATCCGATAAATAAAAATGGAAAGACAAATATTTGTTTTTCCGGAGACAAGCCAAGTTTAGAAATTTCCATTAAAGAAAAAGTCGGGGTTCCCGCTTGAACTGAGAAATAATACAAACTCAAAATTCCAATCAGCACGAGCGCAGAGCCACCCATCAGCATCAGCACCAATTTCATAGCGGAATATTCTTTTTTGCCGCTTCCCCAAATAGCGATGAGAAGATATTTTGGGACGACCGCCAATTCAAAAAAGAAAAACTGCGTGAATAAATCTACAGAAATAAAAAAACCAAAAGCACCCATCGCAAGCATAACGAGAAGAAAGAAAAATTCTCTCGGCTGATATTCAATATTCCATGAAACAAGAACGCCTGCGAAAAGAACAACCGATGTAAGTAAGATCATCGCGATAGAAATGCCGTCAATGCCGATGTGATAATTAATATTCCATTGAGAAAACCAGACATGATTTGATTCAAAGAGAAGCGCAGAAACATTTCCAATTTTTCTTTCATTCATATAAGAGAGCAAAAGAAAAAGAGAAAGTCCTAATTGTAACAACGAACCAACAAACGCGACAATGCGCACGTCTTTTCTTTTGACAAGAAACATTCCAGCCAGTGTGAGAGCAGGGATTAATATGAGTAATGACAAAATCATCTTACCATGCAAAAATTACTAACGCTGATAATAAAATTGCTCCTGCAAAAAACCACATCACATAATCTGCAATCTTTCCAGACTGCACTTCTTTTATTCCATCAGAAATATTTTCTGTCGTCACAGAAAGCAAATTCATAAATCCATCCACAATATTTTTATCAATCCAAGCAGCAGGAGCAGCAACAAATTTGAAAATTATTTTTTTAGTAACGAATAAATACAATTCATCTACATAGAATTTCCTATAGATAGAATGGTAAATACTTCCCAGTGCAGATGAAATTTTTTCCGACTTGTCGTTTTGCTTTGCATAAAGAATGATTGCAGTAAAAATTCCAATCAGCCCAGCAGTCACAGCAATAATGGCAGGAGTTAAATGAAATTCGGATTCAAAGGAAGTTCCGTCTGCAGAAATATATTTGCTGAAAGGGATGAAACCTGCAATAAGAGTCGCTATGGCGAGAATCAATAGCGGAAATTTCATAGTGAAAGGGGCTTCGCTTTTGTGTGAATCATGTTCGTGTTCTTGATACGGCTTATTCCAGAAAATGCTCAGATACAAACGGAACATGTAAAATGCCGTGAGACAAGCAGTAGCCAGTCCAGCCAGATAAATTATTTTATTGTGATGAAATGCAGCAGTGAGAATTTCTTCTTTGGAAAAAAATCCTGAAAGAGGCGGCACGCCAGAAATAGCAAGACATGCTATGAGAAACACAGCATTCGTCACCGGCATTTTCTTTCTGAGACAGCCCATATCTTCCATTTCGTTAGAGTGAACATAATGAATCACTGCGCCAACTCCAAGAAAAAGTAATGCCTTGAACATCGCATGCGTGAACAAATGAAACATGGAAGCAGAAAATCCAAGTCCGTGTTCGCCCCAATATCCGGAAACTCCAAGCGCGAACATCATGTAACCTATTTGCGAAATAGTTGAATAGGCGAGCACGCGTTTTATATCTGTTTGTGTGCAGGCGATAGCCGCTGCGAAGAACGCGGAGAACGCTCCCACATACATCACCACATCAAGCGCTGCAGGAATTTGCGAATAGACCGGAAATAATCTTGCTACAAGAAAAACACCCGCCACTACCATCGTTGCTGCGTGGATGAGTGCTGAAACAGGAGTGGGTCCTTCCATCGCATCCGGAAGCCAGATATGTAGCGGGAACATCGCGGATTTGCCTGCACCACCTATGAAAATCAAACACAGCGCCCAAGTGAGCGCTGAAATTCCCATGAAGGAAGCTGCGTTCGCATTCAGGAAGATAGTTCCGTTGTAATCCATCATGCGGTGAATGATAGTTTGAAAATCCAACGACTCGCTGTAATAGGAAAGAATTAAAATTCCAGCGAGAAATCCTAAATCAGCAAAGCGCGTGACGATGAATGCTTTTTTCGCTGCTGCGACTGCGGAAGGTTTGGTGAAATAAAATCCTACGAGCAAGAAAGATGAAACTCCTACAAGTTCCCAGAACATATACATCTGGAAAATATTTGTTGAAACTACTAATCCAAGCATCGAAAAACTGAAAAGAGAAAGAAACGCATAGTAAGTTGAATATCTTTCTTCTCCATGCATGTAACCAATGCTATAGAGATGAACCATCAGGGAAACCGTAGTGACTACCACAAGCATCATGGCAGAAATCGGGTCAAGCATGATTCCAAAATCAATGCTGAGGGTTGGAGAAAAATTTAACCAGGTTTGTTTGAATGCGATAATGGTCGGGTAAATTCCATCTACTCTTTCACCAGCAATGAAATATTGGTATGCGGCAAAATAAGAAAGTCCAGCGGCAGCCAACATTCCAACTGTTCCAAGAATTCCGGATAACTGCTGAAATTTTTTCCCGAATAATCCCGTGATAAGAAATACCACCAAAGGTATAATCAAGACAAATGATATGTAAGAAAAATTTACCATCGAGCCCATCCTAAATCCTTCCCCAAGGGAAGGACTTTTTATTTTTATGGTTATTGTTGTTCATTTGTTTTTGCCTTCTTCTTGTTCTCTCCCCTTGGGGGAGAGTTAGAGAGGGGCTTTTTACCATTTCAAAGTATCAATATCGTCTTCGTCAATTGATTTAAATTTTCTGTACAGGTTAATAATTATTGCAATTGCCACAGCTGCTTCAGCAGCAGCAATGGTGATAATAAAAATCGTAAAGAAGAGTCCGTCTAATTTATCAGCAAACAAATATTTATTGAACACTACAAAATTTATATTCACGGCATTGAGCATAAGTTCCACCGCCATAAGCATAGTGATCATATTTCTACGCGTAAGAAATCCATACGCTCCAATGAAAAAGAGTGCGAAACTTACGAGCAATATGAATTTCATTTCATTCATCAAGCTTTTGGTTTTGTTTTCATAGCAATTGCAATACTTCCAACTAATGCAGCTAACAATAAAATACTTACCACTTCAAATGGCAAAACAAATCCGCCTTCACCGTAATTCAGCATTGCTTTACCTATTGAATGCATGCTTATTGATGAACCAATTATTGCTGTTTCAGAAAATTCATGCGCGAGTAGCAGAAAATATGCAAACCCGAATCCAAACAATACAGCGAGAAACGTAAAAAACATTTTCAAATAAGAAGGAGCAGGAAGATCTGAACCCACGCGGTGTGTAAGGAAAAGTGAAAATATTATCAGCACAACAATTCCGCCTACGTAAACCACAATCTGAACAGCAGCAATAAATTCATACTGAAGATAAAAATACAACGCTGCCACATTAATAAGCGCGAACAGTAAATAAATCGCTGCGCGGAATATCTTATGAGAAGTCACAGTAAGTACTCCAAACACAAGAATCATTACAGATATAAGATATAGAAAAAAATGGCTCATATTATTTATTCTTCAACGCCTTTCATCAATTTAGAACCGGGTTTATTTAAAATTTTATTTAACGGCTTTCTATCGTATGTGCTATGTTCAAAATCATGTGACATAACAATCGCATCGGTCGGACAGGCGATAATGCAGAGATTGCAGAACGTACACATGCCCAGATGATAGACAAACTCATCAATAGCTTTTTTCTTTTTCTGAGTTTCAGGGACAATTTCAAACTTGCTGATGATTCTGATTGTGCCATTCGGACACGCTATCTCGCAGGCGGAACAACCTGTGCAGCGGTGCTCGTTGTTTGCATCGTGGGTAAGAATAACTTCTCCTCGAAAACGTTCACCGATAAACATTTCTTTTCTGTTCTCGGGATATTGTTGTGTAACTATGTTTTTGTGATGTGTAAAATAATATCCGGTCAGTTTCATGCCTTTGCGCAGCGAGTTGAGCGCCCGAAAAATTGATCCTATGTATGTTACTAAGTATTGCATATTAAAAATGCCAGCCCATAATTACTATTAGTGCAACTAAAATCATATTCACCAGACTTACCGGCATCAAATACTTCCATTCAAGCGTTAGAAGCTGGTCTATTCGCAAACGCGGAAAAGTCCACCTGAACCACATGATGACGAATATTAGAAAAAAAGTTTTTCCGAAGAACCAAACGATAGGTGGAACAAAATCCATAATGTGATTAAATGTTTCCAAATGCCCGACATGAAATGGCATCCATCCGCCAAGAAATAAAGTTGCGCCAATTGCACATACCGTAAACATGTTCACATATTCTGCCATAAAGAACATGGCGAAACGCATTCCGGTATATTCTGTATGAAATCCCGCAGTAAGTTCAGATTCTGCTTCTGCCATATCGAAAGGCGCGCGGTTAAGTTCGGCAGTTCCTGCTATGATAAAAATTACGAAAGCAATGATGGCAGGAACATGTCCTTTGAATATCCACCAACCTGTACGCTGGCTCTCAACAATATCGTTCAAGCTCATGCTTCCTGCAAGCGCCACAATAATGATGATAGAAAGTCCCGCAGATAATTCATAACTGACAATCTGCGCACCACTTCTCATAGCACCGAGCAAAGAATATTTACTGTTACTCGCCCAGCCTGCCATGAGAATTCCAATCACAGAAATAGATGAAACAGCAGAAATATAAAACACTCCAATGTTGATGTCATACATCTGCAATCCTTTTGCAAAAGGAATGGGAGCAAGGGCAAGCATGGCTACTGTTATTACGATAAAAGGCGCGAAGTTGAATAAAAATTTATCAGAAGTTCTGGGAGAAAATCCTTCCTTCAGTACAAGTTTAAGAACATCCGCAACTGCCTGAAATATTCCTTTGGGTCCAACGCGATTGGGACCAAGACGAATTTGCATGAACGCGGCAACTTTCCGTTCCATATAAACAAATAGTATTGCCAGCAAAACACAAATGCCAAGTACGCACACTCCAACAATAATAAACTCCAGCATCATTGTCCAGAAAGGACTGCAATGAGCAAAAAGCCAGTTGTGGATTTTAGCTGTGAGATATGTGAAGTCGTATAACATAGAGCCCCTCTCTAACTCTCCCCCAAGGGGAGAGAATTTATTTTATTTGTATTTGTTTTCATTTTGTTTCTTGCTCATCTCCCTTCCCTTGGGGAAGGGTTGGGGATGGGCTTTTTATCTATCTATATCCGGAATTACCAAATCCAATGTTGCCATTATTGCAACCAAGTCGCCAATCTTCCCACCAACCGCCATATTCTTGAGCGCAGAGAGGTTTGAAAAATTCGGTGAACGAAATTTTATTCTGTACGGTTTCATGCTTCCATCGCTGACGATGTACACACCCAATTCTCCGCGCGCAGTTTCCACACGCGAATAAAATTCTCCCTTCGGAAGTTTGAGCACCGCTTTTGTCTTTGCCTGAAAATCTCCATCGGGAATATTATTTATTACCTGCTCAATAATTTTTACTGACTCTCTCATTTCTCTCATACGAACTTTATATCTTGAATAGCAATCTCCACCTGTTTCAAGAATTTCTTCAAACTGAACTCCTTCGTATCCATCGTATGGAAACCATTTGCGAATATCAGAACTCACGCCTGAACCGCGGGCAACAGGACCAGTACATCCGTATGAAATTGCATCTTCAGGCGAAAGATAGCCAACTCCTTTTGTTCTGTTTTCAAAAATTACATTTCCCGTGAGCAACTGATCATATTCCGGAAGATGTTT from Bacteroidota bacterium encodes the following:
- the gmk gene encoding guanylate kinase, with the translated sequence MSAGKLIIFSAPSGAGKTTIVHHVLKKFADQLEFSISACTRTMRPNEIDGKDYHFMSTEEFKQKIKKNEFVEWEEVYTGQFYGTLKSEIERIWNSGKHVIFDLDVQGGINLKRKSGRQAYAIFVMPPSVEILELRLKQRQTETPESLAKRITKAKEEIHVADQFDKILVNENLDKACADAEKLVSEFLKK
- a CDS encoding YicC family protein; translated protein: MIKSMTGFGKANVSLRGKKISIEARSVNSKGLDTNFRLPNIYREKETELRNFLSDKLKRGKVDISISSDNSSEIKTVLLNKTVAKSHYKELKSLCKELKLDDAEMLLAILRMPDVFKTGKEELNEKDWKQILSGIGKAVNELDKFRTTEGKSLEKDLRNRLGIIAELLGFVEKLDKERIPFIKEKIRKQVAELTDKIDQNRFEQEIIFYSEKLDITEEKVRLKTHCDYFLKTMSENECGRKLNFISQEIGREINTIGSKANDAEMQKIVVQMKDELEKIKEQLNNVL
- a CDS encoding aminotransferase class I/II-fold pyridoxal phosphate-dependent enzyme yields the protein MQNFIDLRSDTVTRPSKGMLEAMMNAQVGDDVFKEDPSVNLLEERTAKLFGKEAGVYCPSGTMTNQVAIKSHTQPGDELICDTHAHIYINEAGGIAFNSGVQVRLVPGDQGRLSAQQVAENINAPFDWLPRTTLVCLENTVNRAGGSYYSLNSIKEISEVCKKNNLKLHLDGARIFNALAETGDSPAETAKYFDSVSICFSKGLGCPVGSVLVGNKEFIQKARRVRKVFGGGMRQAGFIASAGLYALDNNIKRLKEDHMRAKQIADVLKSAPYVDSLLPVTTNIIIFTVKEPMTSPELIAKLAEKGVKGIAFGKKMVRFVTHLDFDDKQLEVTLNALKQLF
- a CDS encoding STAS/SEC14 domain-containing protein, producing the protein MPKEISILETKEHPSYTAFFRSDGIVHFEMKDVEDYTVEILKEQIQFLSEKSKGKKFPLMLTFASYHGPNEESMKYAAKEGNLKYAKAIAVVVDSLASRLRSNFYLIFFRPETPTKLFNSKEEAIKWLKKYL
- a CDS encoding NADH-quinone oxidoreductase subunit N, which translates into the protein MSLLNYISLMRFEVASLGVIILLLLMKIFSEKLNVSLILGFVNFCLLVIVASGFIGHPHGSAFGGMFLDDGTLMLEKSIITFATLLISLQAHNWLKKHESYVEFYLLLFSILNGMYFMISSGNFLMFYLGLEMATIPLTALVAFDFNRIRSAESAGKMILSSAFSSAILLFGLSLLYGMTGSLSFAEVAMNFSSSPLMMFSLVFIFVGFAFKISIVPFHLWTADVYEGSPVAITSFLSVVSKGASVFIFMTILYKVFPLAQETWVHILVLLSVITMTIGNLFAIRQTNIKRFLAFSSITQAGYILIGVASASALSMASVIYFLLIYAFSNIGAFTVVALISNRTGKENIDDYKGLYKTNPLLSVALLLAVFSLAGIPPTAGFFGKLFLLTSGASAGLITLIIIASLNMIISLYYYLRIAKAMFVDKNETPIEKFISDTPAKIALVICVAGILVTGFISFIFEYIHSLSFGL
- a CDS encoding NADH-quinone oxidoreductase subunit M, which codes for MILSLLILIPALTLAGMFLVKRKDVRIVAFVGSLLQLGLSLFLLLSYMNERKIGNVSALLFESNHVWFSQWNINYHIGIDGISIAMILLTSVVLFAGVLVSWNIEYQPREFFFLLVMLAMGAFGFFISVDLFTQFFFFELAVVPKYLLIAIWGSGKKEYSAMKLVLMLMGGSALVLIGILSLYYFSVQAGTPTFSLMEISKLGLSPEKQIFVFPFLFIGFGVLSALFPFHTWAPDGHSSAPTAASMFLAGISMKLGGYGCLRVATVLLPDAAREYSTYIIILACIGILYGAFVTLKQRDIKLMNAYSSVSHCGFVLLGIGMLTKTAMTGAVLQMVSHGVMTALFFAVIGMIYERSHTRMGDEMGGLLRVMPFLGTVFIIAGLTSLGLPGFSGFVAEATVFVGSWQVADFFHRSATIIATASIVVTAVYILRAVGISLWGPITKKEFEKLSDAAWNEKLASGILVVSIVIMGTMPLWLSDLISKTTETLFGTVIK
- the nuoL gene encoding NADH-quinone oxidoreductase subunit L, which produces MVNFSYISFVLIIPLVVFLITGLFGKKFQQLSGILGTVGMLAAAGLSYFAAYQYFIAGERVDGIYPTIIAFKQTWLNFSPTLSIDFGIMLDPISAMMLVVVTTVSLMVHLYSIGYMHGEERYSTYYAFLSLFSFSMLGLVVSTNIFQMYMFWELVGVSSFLLVGFYFTKPSAVAAAKKAFIVTRFADLGFLAGILILSYYSESLDFQTIIHRMMDYNGTIFLNANAASFMGISALTWALCLIFIGGAGKSAMFPLHIWLPDAMEGPTPVSALIHAATMVVAGVFLVARLFPVYSQIPAALDVVMYVGAFSAFFAAAIACTQTDIKRVLAYSTISQIGYMMFALGVSGYWGEHGLGFSASMFHLFTHAMFKALLFLGVGAVIHYVHSNEMEDMGCLRKKMPVTNAVFLIACLAISGVPPLSGFFSKEEILTAAFHHNKIIYLAGLATACLTAFYMFRLYLSIFWNKPYQEHEHDSHKSEAPFTMKFPLLILAIATLIAGFIPFSKYISADGTSFESEFHLTPAIIAVTAGLIGIFTAIILYAKQNDKSEKISSALGSIYHSIYRKFYVDELYLFVTKKIIFKFVAAPAAWIDKNIVDGFMNLLSVTTENISDGIKEVQSGKIADYVMWFFAGAILLSALVIFAW
- the nuoK gene encoding NADH-quinone oxidoreductase subunit NuoK, producing the protein MNEMKFILLVSFALFFIGAYGFLTRRNMITMLMAVELMLNAVNINFVVFNKYLFADKLDGLFFTIFIITIAAAEAAVAIAIIINLYRKFKSIDEDDIDTLKW
- a CDS encoding NADH-quinone oxidoreductase subunit J, encoding MSHFFLYLISVMILVFGVLTVTSHKIFRAAIYLLFALINVAALYFYLQYEFIAAVQIVVYVGGIVVLIIFSLFLTHRVGSDLPAPSYLKMFFTFLAVLFGFGFAYFLLLAHEFSETAIIGSSISMHSIGKAMLNYGEGGFVLPFEVVSILLLAALVGSIAIAMKTKPKA
- a CDS encoding 4Fe-4S binding protein, giving the protein MQYLVTYIGSIFRALNSLRKGMKLTGYYFTHHKNIVTQQYPENRKEMFIGERFRGEVILTHDANNEHRCTGCSACEIACPNGTIRIISKFEIVPETQKKKKAIDEFVYHLGMCTFCNLCIIACPTDAIVMSHDFEHSTYDRKPLNKILNKPGSKLMKGVEE